From the Leptolyngbya sp. O-77 genome, one window contains:
- a CDS encoding SPFH domain-containing protein yields the protein MEGFFTALIALVLGTAGLSSSVKIVNQGNEALVERLGSYNKKLKPGLNFILPFADRVAFQETIREKVLDIPPQPSITKDNVAITVDAVVYWRIVDMEKAYYKVQNLQAAMVNLVLTQIRAEMGKLELDETFTARSQINEILLRELDTATDPWGVKVTRVELRDIVPSKAVQESMELQMSAERRKRAAILTSEGDREAAVNSARGKADAQVLEAEANQKAVVLRAEADQKAAVLKAQAERQAAVLKAQATAEAINIVTQALKSDPRAMEAGQVLLALGYLDMGNTIGKSDSSKVMFMDPKSIPAALQGMLSMVDEKEG from the coding sequence ATGGAAGGTTTTTTCACCGCTCTGATTGCGCTGGTGTTGGGTACGGCCGGGCTGTCTAGCTCTGTCAAGATTGTGAACCAGGGGAACGAAGCTCTGGTCGAACGCCTCGGCAGCTACAACAAAAAGCTAAAGCCCGGTTTGAACTTTATCCTGCCCTTTGCCGATCGCGTTGCGTTTCAGGAAACGATTCGGGAAAAGGTGCTGGACATTCCGCCCCAGCCGTCGATTACCAAAGACAACGTAGCAATCACAGTGGATGCGGTGGTCTATTGGCGGATTGTGGACATGGAAAAGGCCTATTACAAGGTGCAAAATCTCCAGGCGGCGATGGTGAACCTAGTGCTGACCCAGATTCGCGCCGAGATGGGCAAGCTGGAGCTAGATGAAACCTTTACTGCGCGATCGCAGATTAATGAAATCCTGCTGCGAGAGCTAGACACCGCCACCGACCCCTGGGGCGTGAAGGTGACTCGCGTGGAACTGCGAGACATCGTGCCCTCAAAGGCAGTGCAAGAGTCGATGGAGCTGCAAATGTCCGCTGAGCGACGCAAGCGGGCGGCGATTTTGACCTCTGAGGGCGATCGCGAAGCGGCGGTAAACTCGGCCCGAGGCAAGGCCGACGCGCAGGTTCTCGAAGCCGAGGCAAACCAGAAAGCCGTCGTGCTGCGAGCCGAAGCCGACCAAAAAGCGGCCGTGCTAAAGGCCCAGGCCGAGCGCCAGGCCGCCGTGCTAAAGGCTCAGGCCACCGCCGAAGCCATCAACATCGTCACCCAGGCCTTAAAAAGTGACCCCCGCGCAATGGAGGCAGGTCAGGTTCTGCTGGCGCTGGGCTACCTTGATATGGGCAATACCATTGGCAAGAGCGACAGCAGCAAGGTGATGTTTATGGACCCCAAGAGCATCCCCGCCGCGCTGCAAGGCATGTTGTCGATGGTGGACGAGAAAGAGGGTTAG
- a CDS encoding ATP-binding protein has product MFPQPRDRRMDAQVLKQIHLLQQQAASLLVYQSVLRQAPGQALLRLLTALGRSPADRVDLLRAYGDWFYTLATRQQSWQSHLLDQILLDENPFTQAAQRTDLNALPQPLVAAAAADLRSLQALYTTCTGDRLGQWLAIAAGLSLPPVGWSAADDLPTAPAHLQTPLQTQRLRAQFQAAADWAGLLPDLAQHYRRAGVGDYARYRAFRWQGGRLEGIAHPDPISLDALVGYERQKQTLLQNTEALLAGAPALNVLLYGSRGTGKSSLVKALLNQYGDRGLRLIEVSKAELAGLPDILPLLREVPQAFILFVDDLSFEEDDEAFKALKVVLEGSVVARSPNVVVYATSNRRHLIREFFGDRPHPSDADEIHSWDTVQEKLSFGDRFGLTLTFEPADQDTYLDIVRYLARQNDLPLDPKTLEFQALQWATQQNGRSGRTARQFVDWVRSANSPSANPPLPDRLDR; this is encoded by the coding sequence TTGTTTCCTCAACCGCGCGATCGCCGAATGGATGCCCAGGTTTTAAAGCAAATTCACCTCCTCCAGCAGCAAGCCGCTTCCCTGTTGGTTTATCAATCGGTGCTGCGGCAAGCGCCAGGGCAGGCGTTGCTGCGGCTGTTGACCGCACTGGGGCGATCGCCCGCTGACCGGGTAGACCTCCTGAGGGCCTATGGCGACTGGTTCTATACGCTGGCGACTCGTCAGCAAAGCTGGCAATCGCACCTGCTCGACCAGATCTTGCTAGACGAGAATCCCTTTACCCAGGCGGCCCAGCGAACCGACCTGAACGCCCTGCCGCAACCCCTGGTGGCCGCCGCCGCTGCCGACCTGCGATCGCTCCAGGCCCTCTATACCACCTGCACGGGCGATCGCCTGGGGCAATGGCTGGCGATCGCCGCTGGGCTGTCGCTGCCGCCGGTGGGCTGGAGCGCAGCAGACGATCTGCCAACAGCACCAGCACACCTGCAAACTCCCCTGCAAACCCAACGGCTTCGCGCCCAGTTTCAAGCCGCCGCCGATTGGGCCGGGCTATTGCCCGATCTGGCGCAACACTACCGCCGCGCGGGCGTGGGCGACTATGCCCGCTATCGTGCCTTTCGCTGGCAAGGTGGTCGGCTAGAGGGGATTGCCCATCCCGACCCAATTTCTCTCGATGCGCTGGTGGGCTATGAGCGGCAAAAACAGACGCTTTTGCAAAATACTGAGGCGCTGCTGGCGGGCGCTCCGGCGCTGAATGTGCTGCTCTATGGCAGTCGAGGTACGGGCAAGTCGTCGCTGGTGAAGGCGCTGCTGAATCAGTATGGCGATCGCGGCTTGCGACTCATCGAAGTCAGCAAAGCGGAGCTGGCGGGACTGCCCGACATTTTGCCGCTGCTGCGTGAGGTGCCGCAGGCGTTTATCCTCTTCGTGGATGACCTGTCCTTTGAAGAAGACGACGAAGCCTTCAAGGCGCTGAAGGTCGTGCTAGAGGGCAGCGTAGTCGCGCGATCGCCCAATGTCGTGGTCTACGCCACCTCCAACCGTCGTCACCTGATTCGTGAATTTTTTGGCGATCGCCCCCACCCCAGTGATGCCGACGAAATCCACAGTTGGGACACGGTGCAAGAAAAGCTGTCCTTTGGCGATCGCTTTGGGCTGACGCTCACCTTTGAACCTGCTGACCAGGACACCTACTTGGACATCGTGCGTTATCTCGCCCGCCAAAATGACCTCCCGCTCGACCCCAAGACGCTGGAATTTCAGGCCCTACAGTGGGCAACCCAGCAAAACGGGCGATCAGGCCGCACCGCCCGCCAGTTCGTCGATTGGGTTCGGAGTGCCAACTCGCCATCTGCCAATCCGCCCCTTCCAGACCGGTTGGATAGATAA
- a CDS encoding NfeD family protein: MTMSPSVIWLIAGIVLCMMEIVLPTAFVEFVMGISALIVAFVALSVPQVSLQVILWLVLSVLLVVLSRRFIPQRRSRLIEDSHEARTLTSIPPGETGRVIYEGNSWQARCEDENLAIAADQKVVVVERQGTTLIVLPEHMVRR; the protein is encoded by the coding sequence ATGACCATGAGTCCTAGCGTGATTTGGCTAATTGCAGGCATTGTCCTCTGCATGATGGAGATCGTCCTGCCGACCGCGTTCGTGGAATTTGTGATGGGAATCAGTGCGCTGATTGTTGCCTTTGTGGCGCTGTCGGTGCCGCAGGTTAGCCTTCAGGTAATTCTCTGGCTGGTGCTGTCGGTGCTGCTGGTGGTGCTGTCGCGCCGATTCATCCCGCAGCGGCGATCGCGCTTGATCGAAGATTCCCACGAAGCGCGGACGCTGACCTCGATTCCTCCTGGCGAAACGGGGCGGGTGATCTACGAAGGCAACTCCTGGCAGGCCCGGTGTGAGGACGAAAATTTGGCGATCGCCGCTGATCAAAAGGTGGTGGTGGTAGAACGTCAGGGCACCACGCTAATCGTGCTGCCAGAGCATATGGTGCGTCGTTGA
- a CDS encoding Crp/Fnr family transcriptional regulator, whose product MLQSFALEVPSQSDLRLLLEKLYQGRSLQSFRAGQDIPLTPHEVWVVCRGVVQLGTFYDTGDEALLGLASASMPFGLPLTLIRPYHATALSDVDLMRLTWSEVEQSPMLAQGIFQHMARRLRQTEAVLAMVGYRRVEDRLRHLLVLLKREVGQPAPEGTRLSVRLTHQQLANAIGTTRVTVTRLISQLREEGWLLIDRDRHIVLLPYANV is encoded by the coding sequence ATGCTTCAGTCATTCGCCCTAGAAGTTCCCAGCCAGTCAGACTTGCGCTTGTTGTTGGAGAAACTTTATCAGGGCAGAAGCTTGCAGTCCTTTCGTGCAGGGCAAGACATCCCGCTCACGCCCCATGAAGTCTGGGTGGTTTGCCGGGGCGTGGTGCAACTAGGTACGTTTTATGACACAGGCGACGAGGCGCTGCTGGGACTGGCTTCCGCTTCAATGCCATTCGGTCTACCGCTGACGCTGATTCGTCCCTATCACGCCACTGCGCTGTCGGACGTAGACTTGATGCGCCTCACCTGGTCGGAGGTGGAACAGTCGCCCATGCTGGCGCAGGGCATTTTTCAACACATGGCGCGGCGGCTGCGGCAAACGGAAGCCGTGCTGGCGATGGTGGGCTATCGCCGGGTGGAAGATCGGCTGCGGCATTTGCTGGTGCTGCTGAAGCGGGAAGTGGGGCAGCCCGCTCCAGAGGGAACTCGCCTGAGCGTGCGCCTGACTCACCAGCAGCTTGCCAACGCCATCGGCACAACTCGCGTTACGGTCACGCGCCTGATCAGCCAACTGCGCGAAGAAGGCTGGCTCT